The DNA window ttcgaagcgccatctggcgaagagataatccccaaccaatggcacacaaacacgctccaaaACAAATGTCTACTACGTATAATTTTTCaaggcaatcggttaagccgtgtgggagtccataaatcatatacatacaaacattgacttttatatatacagggttaccactatttttcaaagaatatctggcagatcaacaaaaaatgtctggcaaaatctgttaCTTAACAGTGACCTCAAAGTAATCGAAACTTATCTatcgatttttgataaatttgggaaaatatgcccaattttccaaaatgtgtgtgcaaacagttgtataatttaaaaatctggcagaatgtgAGGTTTGtatttttgtctggaagctgcaaaaaactctgactgtgccagataaatctggccgTAATGGCATCCCTGTATATATAGATCGAAAGGCTAAAATTGCTTGCAAGGGAATACTTGTACACaagcgtctgaatatttcttgatTACATGCGTTGCGGTAGGCGCTTAAAtggttgaatatttattgttagaacatttgttgaaaataaataCCAAAACTCGTTTCATAAATGATTATTGAAACGATgtttcaaaaacttttttttcggatTTAGCTATTATTGTCTTCGATTCCGAATAGCTTCCTCTAAGAATCTTTCCAAATTTTactcagttttcaataattattttgttggttaactTAAGTCACGTCATGAAGTATCCAAAGTACACTCTTCACCAAATGACACTCCAAGAAAGCAgatgaaaaaattaattgtaGAAAGTATGCagcaatatatttatttttggtgtaGAAGTGCGAAAGGTTTTTCTAATTTATTAATCAGAAGCGACATATAGCAAATCAGGATCGTGTTTGTCGACCGTTTTCTCTCAACCCCATACTGCCATCGAGTCATAGTTTGCCTAAATGAGAAATGCACAATTGCGGTACTAGGCGGATCaaacagatttttattttaggCGAGAAAATATTATTTCAAGCTAGCTATTGCCCGTCccacgttgctgcgactttcaacgaaataggagtaaaacacaatttgtgccGAAGCGCGAttgcagataatccccaacccatagcacacaaacacgctttataacaatttttttctacatatagatttttacagcaatcggttaagccgtttgggagtccataaatcacatacatacaaccgttgagttttatatttattttatcgCAAAAGGTGAGATTGGATGCTACCCTGTCGCGAAAAGTTGGACAGTGTTATATCACATGCTTGGTTTTCTTTTGCTGGTTGAAGTAGGTGAAATATTGCCGACTTCTGTTCGCGAAagcgaaaatttcgcgaaagcgAGTTTGATTAGTAGTATGAGTATGAAACAAAtcatcatttatttaagttcGTAATTACAATCATATTGTATGTTTTATTAAAATGATTTGCTTCTAAATTTGAATATAGGTGTAGCAATACGGTAAAATGAGGAATTACTAATAAATCCTTGTTGTCAATTAAAATTGGTTGAATTTCATATATCGAAATAAAATACTGTAGCTtagaaaggaaattccggatgCTTGGTAATTCTGCAAAAAAAGAAGCGGAATATCATTAGCTGTTAACACCAGTAGCAATAATTCACTTACCCCGGGAAAAATCCGAAATCGCAAATACGAATGTTCTGATCCAGCGCATTCAAACGCACCATATCCGAATCTTCTATGTCGAAATCAAATAGATCTATATTTTCCCGCAAACGCTTGGGGTTCGTGCTTTTCGGGATCGTTGAAATTCCTCGCTGCAGCAGATGACGCAACAACACCTGGGCTGCCGTTTTGCCTAGCTTCTCGGCAATTTCCTTCACCACCGGATTGTCTAGCAGGTCCGGCACTTCTCGGCTGCAATTATCGGACGGGTTTGTTttaggatcaacattgccggcAATATCTATACTTACTTCAACAGTTTTTCGATTCCTCTCGAACCGAGCGGCGAGTATGCCGTGACACTGATACCATTAGCCTTGCAGAACTTCACCAGTTCCGGTTGCTGCAGATAGATGTGGTTCTCGATCTGCACGACGAATTAGATGGTAGTGGTAAAGTAACAAATTGCTTCAGGACTCATGGGAGAAAAAAAGAGATCATCTTACCTGCAGATTAGCTGGCTTGATTTGGCAATTATCAAGAATTCTTTGTATCTGCCGTTGGTTGAAATTCGATAGGCCTATGTTGCGTGCGAGACCGTCCTCATGCACTTTCTCCATGGCCTGGAAGCGGTAGAACACAGGGGAAAGTAAATGGAAGGGATGCTGCGCTGATGTTCACACAAGCTATTGGAAAGTGAAAAATGTGGGCAAAACAAATAAACAGTTTTCGTCCCTTTTGAACCGATGCAATGATTAATACAGGAGTGAAGGGCGGAAGTATTTGTAATTGATAGGTAACTCGATAGCGAATGGGAATTTAATGGTGTGTGCCGATGAAAGAAGGTTGTGCCTTTGAACATTGACTTTTGTGTGTAAGTTTTCAGAAATATAAACAGTTCAAAAGACTCCGGAAATTAAAGGCAAGCTAAGACGATTGTAACGGCTATCATCAATATAAATATGTAATCCTATGGTATCATGCAACCGTAGGCATTTCCGAGATTTCTCTAAAAACTGGAATCTGCTTTTATAGAGTTGAGATTCTGCTGGACGTAACAAAACGAAAACTCAATCGCTATTTAATGGAACAAATTGAAGATTGTTTTTAGTTAATTTTAAACCGTTTGCACTTTAGGTTGCAATTGGGCcatccaatgaaaaataaaattatttcatttcatACATCGTTATAACTCAACATTCTGAATGTAACAATATATACGTCAAATCCTTAAAAGGACtgaatttttttagtttagttacTACACGTCCTTGTTCGACACTATCGGTCTTGGTTTTAGCCATATGGGCTGCCATCTTTGCCAATTAACCAAGCAAATGGATAGGGATCAAGGTAGTAGAATatacacggatacgaaaaactacccaaAGCTCTTTCGGCTCAATCTCGgaggtaaaataaaaaaattaggtaaaccgtgttgaaggtagtttccctttaaccacggcaaaaaaccccaactcattgataggttttttatactcaaccttgagttgaatatatttaagttgaatctacctaatcttgagtatacctcaaacaactcaaaagtaccttattccagggaagacctcgactgagtcgaatctctcgctttgtttttgacaacactaataagtgcgaaagcgaggCAAAACCCAAAAGtatctaaatttaagttaaaagaacgtGTGACCAtattaatttagtttttttttatttatttattaatatcATTTTGCGCACCCAAAAGCGGGAAAGTTCGACTACGTGTCTTTGAAGTCAGTTaaaatttcaaagaaaatcaattgTCTTTAGTAGATTTATAG is part of the Topomyia yanbarensis strain Yona2022 chromosome 1, ASM3024719v1, whole genome shotgun sequence genome and encodes:
- the LOC131677739 gene encoding 1,5-anhydro-D-fructose reductase; translation: MACKMDITFENGTKMPALGFGTWRASDEEVERALNEALEAGYRHIDTAPVYLNEKTIGKVLKEWLDAGKVTRDELFIVTKLPPHGTRASTVQKYLKRSLDDLQLAYVDLYHIHVPFTVPEVDGPFLMDDDGQIVLETTTDHVALWKAMEKVHEDGLARNIGLSNFNQRQIQRILDNCQIKPANLQIENHIYLQQPELVKFCKANGISVTAYSPLGSRGIEKLLNREVPDLLDNPVVKEIAEKLGKTAAQVLLRHLLQRGISTIPKSTNPKRLRENIDLFDFDIEDSDMVRLNALDQNIRICDFGFFPGITKHPEFPF